The following DNA comes from Naumovozyma dairenensis CBS 421 chromosome 4, complete genome.
ATTAAAAAACTgttattttatctaattaTTCATTGTTTTCTCTATAGCTCTActaaaattttctttcaatgaCGTTTTGTTTTCTAAGCCAACACAAACTCGGATCAGGGTTTCATCTAATCCATACTCCGAAACTTTTTCCAGTTCATCACCATGCTTCAAAACCGTATATGGACACACTGTAGTATAATTAGACCCTAGCGAGATTGTCTTTGAtagtttcaaattattaaaaaataatttagcCTTCTCTATGTCATGGAACGTAATGGAAAATACTCCACCATAACCACCATATGTTTTACATTTAATTGCGTCATAGCACATCTTAGTTTCCTTTGACGTTGTCGTTggataatatattttcttgaataatttacCGTTTGCTTCCTTTTTACCAACATATGGAGATAAAACCGTATTAACTAAATATTCAGTAGTATTATTGATTCTAGTTGTCTTGGAAAGAAAAtctcttgaatttttttccagATAAAGAATATCTTCACACCATAGACAATCTTCAAATCCATCTGGAAAACTTAAGAATCGTTTAGCAAAATCATAAATCTTGCTCATGGGATTTAAGACCATTGAACCAGCAATAACGTTAGAATCACCAGTAAACACTTTAGTTAGAGAActacaaataatatcagCATGTATTATCGCATCAATATTGACAAACCCAGCTATCGTTTCATCCacaataatgaaaaatccaTACATATCAGATAAccttttcaattcaattaagTCAcccattttcaataatggaTTTGATGGAGCTTCAATGAAAACAGCTAGGATTTGTTCACCGGAATGTAATATTTCCTTCAATTTGCTCATTGctgaattttcttcatcattatcagaTAAGAAATGTGTATGGTtgaatttttgtaataCTTCTAATGTATCCACAGATGGAAATCCAAACATTACTGTCTCCTTGTACGGACTACCATACCCAATCAATCTATTATTAAACGTACCATTAGGACTTGGAGTAGAGTCATCAGTTATAGAGTATCTTAACCTATCCACCCTTTGGGAATCaaaatgtaataataacctATGTGCTGTAAATAATGCAGCCATTCCACTTgtgaataaataaacatcTGTCTCTGGATTTAATGGAATGGAATTCCCTCCACTGCCATTATCGGTATCGAAACTATTACTTCTCATGTTGCTGGTAGATATATGATTTGTATCGATATCTGATACGGTACGAGAAACTGTGCCGTTTGTGTTGTTAGTATGGGTTCGTTCATCATTTGCTAGCGGTAATGTTTCATCCATGTCAATTGGTTCTGCTGGTATAGTGGAATGGATATACGGCGTtggttcttcttcatcttctctATCATCAAAGCCCTgactattactattattattatttccattAATATGGGTATCTAAAAATGTCGACATATTGTTACCATTATTACGATCATTAAAGTGATAATTTTCGTTTTCATCATCGTGATCATGATCATAATCAGAATCCATAACATTCTTAGTAATTCTCTTCTTAATTAAACTCTTCGCTCTATCAGTGAAtgtaaaattgaaattccTACCATATCTCGATTCAATGAATTCCttctcatcatcattatcattttcttcccCAATGGAATGAGGTATTGTTGTCCTCGTTGATTTTTCTAACATAAACAATTCATGCAATACATATTCAGCCAAATACTCCGAAATAATTTCACCTGATAATCTCCAATATTCCATCATCAATGGTTCAAATTCCCTCTTTGTGAACACTACAGCAATCTTACATTCCCTCTTGAATGCCATCTCATTAGAATCCTTTGGTTTAGAAGTAGCCAATTGCAAAATCCTAACCTTAGGAGGAGTCGTTGTCGTTGAAGCTCTAGTGACTTTCACAGCAATATATTCTCTACATCTTTTCGCTACTGTGTATGAAGGGAAACAGATACAGGTTTCATTCTCTTTGGCATATCTATCACTTAAAATTTCACACAATCTTTTCACTGATTTAGCTAGTTTGATTCTAGGGTGTATATCTTTGATATCGTCCCATGTTAGTGATGAAGTTGGCGGAGCGGTTGTAGATCTGTTAATCAttgtattttcttttaaacaGGACAAGATGAGCGAACACTACCTTAATTAAAATGAATTTGAGTGCGTTGATTGGTAGGATTGGTTAGTTGACTAGTCGTTACACGAGGATATAAATAATCAACTCTTTATGTGAACATTCTCTCTTCAGACCCACATCTGTTGGTTGAGTAACCATGTGTCATAgcaattataataattcatcaagtTTATTTCAGTTAGTATAGCTTGCAACGTGTGGTGTTAGGGTGCAATATGGTAAAGATGAAGTGTCCCAGGTGAGATTCGAAGTGCGAGACTATAGATGATGACAATTTACTGAAATGAATGTTTTTCGATGGATGTGATTATATTAAGTTCATAAGCTTTTATGGGCCAAATAGCGCGTGTATACCATtacaatttattttttatcaaGGTGTTTTCCAGACTCTCATATGTTGGACAATAATACAAACCTACGTATAGGCCAACACTTCCATTTCGCTGGGCTGGATTATTCAAGGCATCTGCTCTATTAGATAGGTAACCATCTAATATGGAGCTGTTTTCCTTATCCATTTCTCCTGTTAAGTTGAAACTGTTTCTCAAATACCTTCTAGACTATTCTATAAGTACGTATACATGTTCGATGTAAGATCATTGTGTCACTCCATAAGGTGAAACAACTGTACCAGTTCTATGAGAGGAAATAAAGAAACGAGGCCTCAGCATGTTCTAGACTTCCCTACGTTCAactaatattattttttgaataataattattcaattaaCCGACCCTGAGAAGGGTGTTGTTGATTAAATCAACTTGATTgtccaaaaaaaaatttttattaatgCATAAATTATGCAAAAATAGAATCCCTCAAACATCTATAATGCGTTGTTTGGGGAGGGTTTTTCTCACCGATGCTCCCCCACATTTTCGTACGGGTTATTCACTGTATATTCCGCGGGTGCATACATTATTCAAGGAAcatgaaaaaagaaaaaattccGTTGACTATCAAAAACCCTCTTCTTCATAGTATAATGCAAAAAATCGTATCGTATTTACGGGTGGACCATCTAACGACAATCGACTAGCAATGGCAGAAACAGACACCGTATTTCACCTTACATAGGTTTACCGAACTCAAGTGTAGTGGATTGGTAGAACAAGGTGTGTCCCACCTAGGTATGTACgtatgaaattaaattaaagaaaCTTAAGGGGGGTGTTTGATTTGGTTGCGTATGcaaatattcattcattgcGTATGATGGACCACACATACCAGGATTGCTAATGGTTAACCAGCTACTGTCAATATGTCTGTTTAACATACCTGGTTTTGCATAATTAACCTAAGACAACAATGAATAGTGAATATTCATACGTGTAGGCAAAATGTTGTATCTTCTTGTATCCGGTAAGGAAGAACGTGGATACTCACATACGTACGCAGAAACCTGACATCTGTACGTAAGCACATTTCTCGAATCAAAACTCTTAAATAACAATAGGTGCCAGTGAACTCAATGATATAAAAGGATCAAagatttattcaattgtaaagtagtttttctttcttgattAGTTCtgaattataataatcataataaaaaaaccACACGCAAACACatacaaacaaaaacaacTAATTATAACAACTCAATTATGTCTGAAATTACTTTAGGACGTTACCTTTCGAAAGATTACATCAAGTCAGTGTTGACACTGTCTTTGGTTTACCAGGTGACTTCAACTTAACTTTATTAGACAAGATCTATGAAGTCCCAGGTATGAGATGGGCTGGTAATGCCAATGAATTGAATGCCGCTTACGCTGCTGATGGTTACGCTAGAGTCAAGGGTATGTCATGTATCATCACAACTTTTGGTGTCGGTGAATTATCCGCTTTGAACGGTATTGCTGGTTCTTACGC
Coding sequences within:
- the NDAI0D03260 gene encoding putative cystathionine gamma-synthase (similar to Saccharomyces cerevisiae STR2 (YJR130C) and YML082W; ancestral locus Anc_4.354), whose protein sequence is MINRSTTAPPTSSLTWDDIKDIHPRIKLAKSVKRLCEILSDRYAKENETCICFPSYTVAKRCREYIAVKVTRASTTTTPPKVRILQLATSKPKDSNEMAFKRECKIAVVFTKREFEPLMMEYWRLSGEIISEYLAEYVLHELFMLEKSTRTTIPHSIGEENDNDDEKEFIESRYGRNFNFTFTDRAKSLIKKRITKNVMDSDYDHDHDDENENYHFNDRNNGNNMSTFLDTHINGNNNNSNSQGFDDREDEEEPTPYIHSTIPAEPIDMDETLPLANDERTHTNNTNGTVSRTVSDIDTNHISTSNMRSNSFDTDNGSGGNSIPLNPETDVYLFTSGMAALFTAHRLLLHFDSQRVDRLRYSITDDSTPSPNGTFNNRLIGYGSPYKETVMFGFPSVDTLEVLQKFNHTHFLSDNDEENSAMSKLKEILHSGEQILAVFIEAPSNPLLKMGDLIELKRLSDMYGFFIIVDETIAGFVNIDAIIHADIICSSLTKVFTGDSNVIAGSMVLNPMSKIYDFAKRFLSFPDGFEDCLWCEDILYLEKNSRDFLSKTTRINNTTEYLVNTVLSPYVGKKEANGKLFKKIYYPTTTSKETKMCYDAIKCKTYGGYGGVFSITFHDIEKAKLFFNNLKLSKTISLGSNYTTVCPYTVLKHGDELEKVSEYGLDETLIRVCVGLENKTSLKENFSRAIEKTMNN